The nucleotide window GGAGCTTGCCCGACACAAGGAGCTCTTCCAGGCGCTCGGCCAGGTCCACCTTGATCGCCTCGATGGCGTCGAGGATCGTCTGGCGTTTGGTCACGTAGTGGGACTTGGGATAAACCGTTAGCCGCGCAACCTTGCGCAGTGTTTCGCCCGTCAAGGGATCGAAGAACGACAGGGAATCGATCCGATCGTCGAACAGCTCGACTCTCACCGCCTCCGACTCGGACTCGGCCGGGAAGATGTCGATCACCTCCCCGCGCGCCCGATAACTCGCGCGGTGCAGCTCGATGTCGTTGCGGGTATATTGCAGCTCCGCGAGCCTTCGGAGGATGGCGCGCTCTTCGACCTCCGCGCCGCGCACGAGGTGCAGCACCATGCTGTGGTATTCCTTTGGATCGCCGAGACCGTAGATCGCCGAGACCGTGGCGACGATGATGGTATCCGGGCGCTCGAGCAGGGCCTTGGTCGCGGACAGACGCATCTGCTCGATGTGCTCGTTGATGGTCGCGTCCTTTTCGATATAGGTGTCCGAGGCGGGCATATAGGCCTCGGGCTGATAGTAATCGTAATACGACACGAAGTATTCGACCGCGTTTTGGGGGAAAAAACCTTTCATTTCCCCGTAGAGCTGGGCCGCGAGCGTCTTGTTGGGGGCGAGCACGAGAGTCGGCCTTTGCACGGCCTCGATGACGTTGGCGATCGTGAAGGTCTTGCCCGAGCCCGTGACCCCCAGCAGCGCCTGCTGGGCGAGCCCATCGCTGAGCCCTTCGCAGAGCGAGGCGATGGCCTCCGGCTGATCGCCCGCCGGGCGGTAGGAGGAGTCGAGGCGGAAGGGCCTGGTCACGGGACTCGACATCGAGCCGAACCTATTCGAATGTCCGGTCCTCTCTTGGATGTCTTAGTGGTTCTCACCACGGATCGTAGGTGCCGATATTCCACAGGTGCCCCTCGAGATCGCGGCAACTGAAGTCGCGCCCGCCATAGTCCTCGTCCCTGATCTCGATCACGATCTCGGCGCCGGCGGCCTCGGCCCTGGCGTAAATCGCATCGGCGTCCGATACGACCACGTAGGCGCTTTGCGTCTCGAAGCCTCCTATCTCGTCGGGTTGCTTTATCAGGCGGCCGAACTCGGTTTCGACTTCGAGGACGGAGCCGAGCATGATCATGCCGTTGCCGAAACCTGAGCTGCGCATGGCCTATCGTCCCATCGGCATTGGGCACGACGAGCTGTTTTTCAAACCCGAACGTCCGGCATAGCCATTCGATTGCGTTCGGCGCATCGCGATAACGAAGGCAGGGTATTATCGTCGCTCTGGTGTCCTTCGCGGGATTGGACATTACGTTCTCCTCTCTGTTAGCGTTCGTGGTCTGGGTCCAGACGTCGGACGAACAGGACCGGTCGGTCGAGGTGACGAAGGAACCCCGGCATTACACACCCGCCAAAATGTCGGGGGGGTCGTTTCTCACGCCTCGCGCACAGGCCCGCCAACCCGGCATGGACTACGAATAGGTTGATGGGCACGCTATGGGCACGCTACCATCTACCATTCGATGGGCACGCGACGCTTTGCCCATCCTACCCTTTACGGACCTCGCCAGCGTGCACTATACTCGCTTGAAGAGAATAACGAAGCCAGGAGGAAAGCCCCGGACTCCAGCCGCTGCTGCCGCGCCTGCCGGCGGCGCTTCTCCCGCGCTTTGCCCGGTACCATGACCAGCTCCTGCACCTGCCCCGGCGCACCCGGCGCGCGCTACAGCGGCAGTGGAAAACGCTCGCTCGCGGCCGTGCCCTGCTCTTGGCCTTGGACCAGGCGCCCGCGCTGGCGGCCAACTTCAACATCCCCTGCCCCGGCGACGTTGGCGACAACGCCGCCCTCATCCAAGCCATCAACGATGCGAATAACGAGGGCGTAAATCCCGGCCCGGATAGCATCACCCTAGTCGCCAACTGCACCCACACGCTGCTGGCATGACACACCGCCTCAAATGTCGGGCGTTTATCATCCCACCTATGGGGCTGCAAGTTTTCGTCAGGGCAGGCCTTCGATAGTGACTTTGCCGCCATCCAGCACCTGTATCCGCACCTCATGCCCAGCAAGCAGACACATGCCCACAAGCGGCTCCGTGTCGGTCGCATCGGTCTCCACGGTCCGTACGTGTCCGTCCCAGAGAATGGTTGCCGCATACACATCGAAGAACCGCTCGCTTCCGTCGCCGAGCTTCGCTCGTTGACGACCAAGCCAAGGAGGACCCAGCGCCTTGATGAGCATGGGGGGAAGCGTCAAAAACCCTGTGAAACCCGTGTCAATGATGGCTTCGATAGCTTCCTCCTG belongs to Pseudomonadota bacterium and includes:
- a CDS encoding clan AA aspartic protease — encoded protein: MITGVVNANHEATIPLIVYAIHGQEEAIEAIIDTGFTGFLTLPPMLIKALGPPWLGRQRAKLGDGSERFFDVYAATILWDGHVRTVETDATDTEPLVGMCLLAGHEVRIQVLDGGKVTIEGLP